In the Vanessa atalanta chromosome 13, ilVanAtal1.2, whole genome shotgun sequence genome, TCTTTATCAACTCAACGCCTTGAACTTTATCAATGAAACGAATCGCAATTATATCACGGGTTCATATTCTTTTCAACCCTTCGTAGTTCTAATCATCATAGTAAGTATTTGAGATTTTGGACCAAAGTAGTGAagtagattataatttttacactaAGAATTTTCtagaagaaatatatataatttttcattaaaattgaaccgtgaaaatgtacatattaaatCAACCTtcgagataaaattttattattaacttaggTAGAcggtataatttttttcaattaacattaaaacagcTGTAATAAATCGTCTTGAGAACAGTGGACAGATAAAAGATTAACAGTATGAGCTACCTATATCACAGGCAAAATGGAATTGAGGATTATTATGATTAGAAATATGGATAAACATACTATGCTGAACCCAAATAAATGGGACGGATAAGCGAATGATgatgatacaattttaaaaagtatttgttatttattaggtttatataataaaggtttttaattttttttagcttaAGTGAAATTCTCTGATTTCTCCTGTCTCAACTCCAAAAATGAGGGTATGTCAATACGAGACAATTCTTTTAAATGGCTTTATAAATCAATGTTAAGGAATGAATTCTTAAACACATATGATGTATCTgatatacatcatatattttacgagTAGAAGAAAGAAGTCACTtccataagtatatatataaaaacaattatgaacTATATATTTGTTTCTCGTATCTGACGTCCTATATAAGTTGacatttattagaatataaacaaaaataacgcgTAACATCGAATTAACTTGAGTTATCGTAtgagaagaaaaaataaactcagtaaatattctttgtttacAAACGGCTTTGTTATAATATTCCAAAACACGCGATAAGACGTGATTCACATGACTGAACGAAGCTCGATATTATTAACTATGTAAATCCCCTTAATACAGCATAATAGGATTAAACCGCAGATATTCCAATGTATAgcttatattttgtatagttaAGTTCCCATAGGGAACCAATATGTTAAATTGGTGACCAAACAACCCCccaaaaaaagtaacaaaacaaaGTAGTAAAAAGCACACGTGATATTCAGAttgattatataacaaatttctGCCTTTACATGAactgtttatatattgtatacaaataccAGTTAAACTGGTTCGCTATATTAAgttccaaataaataataaaacgcagtactgtattttatatacctacctaggaagtttatttttttaatacgcgGTTCATTGTCTGTTTCAAGTATTTATGAGAGAATTGttcttaaattatcattaacgaatttgaattatttgttattggaTCCATGAAAATATAATAGTCTATACTTTACCACCACTAACCACCTACCTACTAAGTACCTAACTACTAGGCATATTCTCAAAATTGTTTTAGAAATATACAgacattatatattgaaatgaatTAGTTCTAAATTGTGCCGAGGTAACTAGAACAAGCTTGAGACTAAACATTTGTatagaagtatttattttttaagacgcAAAAGAACTGGAAAATGGAATAGATAATATTGAACAAGGTCATGTGAGTCAGTTCAGTCTGCCTCGCTCAAGGTTCTTTTTgtgtataaacatttaatatagcGCTAATCGCGCGTTGAGACCAAGCCAACAACCTCGTATCAATCTTTCCGCTTCGTAAacaaatattgaaagaaaaaaacaaattcataaaattattttatttaccttaattTATTACAGTCACATGCGTACCACGAAATGATACAATAACGTAATCTATCTAGAAATTAATAACACAGAGATTTTGGGCTTTACAACAAGCCCAAGAGAGATGAGATCAGTCATTGGAACGGTGTTGTTCAAAATAGATTCACCCCGGCGTTGACCGGTGCGGCTATGAGGCACGCCGGCTCCGCCAGCGTAATCTTCCACTATAGTGTGCATAATAAAAGCTCTGCGTCAGCAGAAACCATCGCGGCTGTTCCACTGATCTCAACGACGAGCGACCCGTGCTTTCTTCGGGTATCCGCCATAATGTCCTCCGTTCGCTCGGCATTAAATCGACGTTCCATTTACAAGCCATAGTCGTCAGTTTTTTAGTCaatcatttaatgtttatttgcttttttattgtTCTCCGTATTGATCAACTTCGTAACGATCTTTCTCGAATGTCCAGAAGGATCGAAGTGGTTAGTGTGCTCGCTTACTTCCTTCTTTGTGCGCTGCTTGCCGCTGTGTCCGGAGAAAATGTGCTTATCGTGGTCGAAGTTGTAATAATCGTATTCATCAAAGAAAGCCTCAGACATATTTATGACTAGTATTAATTCACGAATAAAAACACTTATTATTTGCGGTGACGGTGTCACGAGAGATTTGTTTTACAAATGTACGTCGAATTGAGTGGAGAGCCGCTTTTATAGGCCGAGGCAGACACGTCAGTGACCGCATGCGCGTCGATAATATTCTCGATACGTGATTGGTTAGAGAAATAGCAGCGACCCGATTATGAAGGATGTTTTTCGTTCAAATGTGTGAGTAAGCCGGTTTGGGCTACCATAACAAAATGGTATAAACAACTACACGCACTAAAATTATTCTATCTAAATTttgtttcgttatttattttttatttcattatttatttgtaatttgatttccgcttaccaaaaatatatatttgtagaatTTATCTCCTAATCATTGTTTGAAAATTACGATGattgtgttttaaaaaacataggatcattattatcaaacttaaataaatattgtatccgaattcattaattatacaaattagtcAGTGGcctctaatattttaatattattgtattgtgatGGCTATCCGACTGATCAttactttatttgtaattttattagtacTGATTTCTCTACCAAGTAAATGGTATAATTTCTATGTGCTGGCAACATTATCAACAGTGCAGAACAATATAGTTATGCAGTATGTTATGTACAATACAAACACAACAAAGGTATGGAACGCGGTGTGTTTATaacatgtatataaatgttttatacactgtgtataattactgagttttatagaacaaaatgaaaaaaaatattcaaatagttCATATTaactaagaatttttttttttattatgttacctTTTATACTGCTCTAAATTGATATTGTAAGTTGGTTTAGGAGTGGCAAAGCATAAGAACGCCATCTATCCGTGAATAGTGTTACTGAGTTGCTATTTGCAAGTGTAACAATAAGCAAACATATATAAGTTGAAGAATTGTTGATGAATATgttgtaaagatttttttttattgtaaaaattgtatGTTATAACGTATACCATTAATTTTTATGGTTTATTCATTCCATAAATTGACGTTTTgtacattaaacaaaaatacaacaaggatatatcattattaaaatctgtAACTACAAAAAACGCTGTcgctgataaaaataaatttattggtaccattcaatttcaaattcaaattcaacaaTCTCTATTCTATACGATGTTGCTTCGTTTTCTTATGATATATTACTGCGAGtagatataacaaatataaatgttgtattcTATACCAATCTCCTACTATAAAAAATCCAGatttgtgttaaaaattaagttttatttggtGGCAGGGATTTATGCTAGAGTGACTAACACAGTCTAATAGCTAGCACCcactcataaattaatttactgctAAACAACACTACTAAAAATGGTTTTGTGTCGGTGTCAAGGGTAAGTGGACATAACATTTATTGGCGATAAAGAACTATAGTGCaatctgtaagaattcacttcgtatttcacttatgaaatgttgacaaccgacttatgGCGATAAGTCATTTTGGTACGTGTATcctctaaattttatattgtttatagtcAAGGTTGCATTCTGAGACTTCACGCTCTTGTTCTGAGATGAGTTTAGAGTTTCTTCtaacagaatagctctactggttaatatttatttatctgcgATGTTTGTCCCTGTTGAGATGTGTTACAAATCAGGTCACAAATTTTACAAGTATTAGAAATAAgaaagcatattttttaatattctatggGCAGGGttcagataatatataaatatgaatatgtttaataaaaacgtcTTTAGAGGTATTTCATTTCTTTCcagaatttgttttaataatttttattaatctctATAGCCGCTtagtttcatgccggttcttctcggtagaatctacattccgaatcggtggtagctttacctttaatacCGTTCTGTATAAATGACAAAAGTGCCTGTTCCTAGTGTGCCAACTTGAATACAGTTTTGATTATGATTATTGGTAGCACTATTAATTATCTACTCATATAACATagtctgtttttaatattattaattttatttgatgggCTCGGACTTTAAACAAGCCCGCCTGGCTACGTGCCACcgactcatcaaatattctccCGTCAAACactagtactcagtattgttgtgttctggtttaaaaagtgtctgagccagtgtaacaacagttCACCAActgtgtgatgtaaggaacggctaaagttttttttttttttgtattaagggTAAAAATGTGGCGATGACTACgactataaaatgtaatatactgttttgatatttattaaagttttactttaaacatatttaatttttttggatACGTGCGTGtatactaatgttattttttaaaaagaaaatcctCTAAGTATATTGTAAATTCCTATGAACAAGTATATTGTGTTAATTGATTTCTGTTATACTAGCTTTTTGACCTACCTGCCAATTTCCGAGCAGTGCGGTGCATCTGTGCAAACCGCTGCCTTCTTGAACACATGGAGCCATGACGGTGACGGTGGCAGAGGGTTTATTGGATCCGGCGGCGCCGACAATTTCCTTGCATTATATTCCGCTTTACCAATGAGGTAACCACTTAATGCTGATACCAGAACTAAAGTTATTAGTGCTGATATTATGATTTTCGTTTTCAATTTGTAAGGCctgaaacaatataaattaaatacttttaatattcgtC is a window encoding:
- the LOC125068054 gene encoding nuclear protein 1, which codes for MSEAFFDEYDYYNFDHDKHIFSGHSGKQRTKKEVSEHTNHFDPSGHSRKIVTKLINTENNKKANKH